In a single window of the Chlamydiales bacterium STE3 genome:
- a CDS encoding Uncharacterized protein (Product derived from UniProtKB/Trembl:D1R6S6) produces the protein MIEEYLSQNESKTLEFKENARSLSGIIKTIVAFANTSGGILLIGVKDKTKEIVGVSSSLQEEERIANVISDSIAPLIIPDIEIHAYRDRELIIIRVPHAAGPFYLKAEGPKNGVYIRFGSTNRIVDDEMLNSLKLFSENRTYDELPSPKGILDEEAIEKSFAIVKKCPTKKQLAALNVLTEHLGKSINTNGGTLLFGLNRLTLFPDALIRCARFKGINKERIIDSREITSSLPFAVGEALAFIEKNTAIESVIGKIHRQDIPEYPPFALREAVINAILHSDYSIKGCYIQIAIFDDRIEFTNPGGLPFGQTIQKALQGFSKLRNRVIGRVFKELKLIEQWGSGLQRILAVCAKEGLGIPLIEEHNNQFRLTLYGKRTQQRQLLAWEKVLFDHLEERQSITTKEAAKIWNVSDRTARTRLKAMAESGRLQRVATSEKDPFALFIIRK, from the coding sequence ATGATTGAAGAGTATCTATCGCAAAATGAATCTAAGACTTTGGAATTCAAAGAGAATGCAAGATCACTTTCTGGGATAATCAAAACGATTGTGGCTTTTGCGAACACTTCAGGGGGAATACTACTCATTGGAGTAAAGGATAAAACAAAAGAAATCGTGGGCGTTTCTAGCTCTCTTCAGGAAGAAGAGAGGATCGCGAATGTTATAAGCGACAGTATTGCTCCTTTAATCATTCCAGATATAGAAATTCATGCTTATCGTGATAGGGAGTTAATCATCATACGCGTTCCTCACGCCGCTGGTCCCTTTTACCTGAAAGCAGAAGGGCCAAAGAACGGGGTTTACATTCGATTCGGCTCTACAAACCGCATTGTTGATGATGAAATGCTAAATTCTCTTAAGCTATTTTCAGAAAATCGCACCTATGATGAATTGCCCTCCCCAAAAGGAATTCTGGATGAAGAGGCTATTGAAAAGTCTTTTGCAATTGTCAAGAAATGTCCAACAAAGAAACAGTTGGCAGCTCTAAATGTATTAACTGAGCACTTAGGTAAATCTATCAATACAAATGGGGGGACGTTATTATTTGGCCTCAACCGTCTGACTCTCTTTCCCGATGCTCTTATTCGATGTGCTAGATTTAAAGGGATTAATAAAGAAAGAATTATAGACAGCCGAGAAATCACATCTAGCCTACCTTTTGCAGTTGGAGAGGCTTTAGCCTTTATTGAAAAAAACACTGCAATTGAAAGTGTTATTGGAAAAATTCATCGTCAAGATATTCCAGAATATCCTCCTTTCGCGCTAAGAGAAGCTGTGATAAATGCCATTCTCCACTCGGATTATTCTATAAAAGGATGTTATATACAAATTGCAATTTTTGATGATCGAATTGAATTTACAAATCCTGGAGGGTTACCATTTGGACAAACTATTCAAAAAGCTCTACAGGGGTTTTCAAAACTACGTAATCGTGTGATAGGTCGAGTTTTTAAAGAATTAAAGTTAATCGAGCAGTGGGGATCAGGATTGCAAAGAATACTTGCGGTTTGCGCAAAAGAGGGTCTGGGCATTCCTTTAATTGAAGAACATAACAATCAGTTTCGGCTAACTTTATATGGGAAACGTACTCAGCAACGTCAACTATTAGCATGGGAAAAAGTTCTTTTTGATCATTTGGAGGAAAGGCAGTCAATAACAACAAAAGAGGCTGCCAAAATTTGGAACGTGTCTGATAGAACAGCGAGAACAAGATTAAAGGCCATGGCAGAGTCAGGTAGACTTCAAAGGGTAGCTACCTCCGAAAAAGATCCATTTGCACTATTTATCATAAGGAAATAA
- a CDS encoding Uncharacterized protein (Product derived from UniProtKB/Trembl:F8KVK2), with amino-acid sequence MKGRKARSIEGLEKYNFAKLATSEGSARERRRFLAFAHIQDGKSLSEAARMIKVKPSTVIIWVCKFRKDGIEGLKEKGGRGAEPCIPKNEEALIGQAVLAMQENRVGGRIRAQDVHERVKRTYGKSLSNGSLYRLLHRVGLSWITGRSIHPKADIEKQTDFKKNSKKKSKE; translated from the coding sequence ATGAAGGGCAGGAAAGCTAGATCTATAGAAGGACTGGAGAAATATAATTTTGCTAAATTGGCAACTTCTGAAGGAAGTGCTAGGGAGCGAAGGCGATTTTTAGCATTTGCTCACATACAAGATGGGAAAAGCTTATCTGAGGCTGCACGAATGATAAAAGTAAAACCTAGCACTGTAATTATCTGGGTCTGCAAGTTTCGCAAGGACGGCATTGAGGGGCTAAAAGAGAAAGGAGGTCGTGGAGCTGAACCTTGTATCCCTAAGAATGAAGAAGCATTAATTGGCCAAGCTGTACTAGCAATGCAAGAGAATCGTGTAGGAGGTAGAATTCGTGCTCAAGATGTCCATGAGAGGGTAAAGCGTACTTACGGAAAGAGTCTTTCAAATGGCAGTTTATACAGACTTTTGCATCGCGTTGGCTTATCATGGATAACAGGGAGATCAATACATCCGAAAGCGGATATTGAAAAGCAGACTGATTTTAAAAAAAATTCAAAGAAAAAGTCCAAGGAGTAG
- a CDS encoding 60 kDa chaperonin 2 (Product derived from UniProtKB/Swiss-Prot:Q6MBZ5;Gene name derived from UniProtKB/Swiss-Prot:Q6MBZ5) translates to MAAKNIKFKEEARQKILKGVRTLADAVKVTLGPKGRNVIIDKTYGTPHITKDGVTVAKEIELEDKFENMGAQMVKEVASKTADKAGDGTTTATVLAEAIYSEGLRNVAAGANPMDLKRGMEKALKTVVGELTKRSKKVETQQEIAQVATISANNDAEIGDIIAKAMERVGKDGTITVEEAKGFETTLDVVEGMNFDRGYLSPYFMTNPETQECVLEDAYILIYEKKISSVKELIPILQAVAETGKPLLIIAEDVEGEALATLVVNRLRVGLKVCAVKAPGFGDRRKAILQDIAVLTGGQVISEELGMNLEKATIEMLGKAKKAVVKKEETTVVEGAGNRQQINEQISLIKRQIEETDSDYDREKLQERLAKLAGGVGVIRVGAATEIEMKEKKDRVEDAQHATAAAVEEGILPGGGVAFIRCIPAVKALAEKLTGDEKTGAMIIIRALSAPLRQIAENAGQEGFVILLEVEKLTDQNGYNALTGEYVDMVKAGILDPTKVSRSALENAVSVAAMLLTTEAIVAEIPDQKEAAPSPAGMDY, encoded by the coding sequence AAGCGCGTCAGAAAATTTTAAAAGGGGTTCGTACTCTTGCTGATGCAGTAAAGGTAACCTTAGGACCGAAAGGACGCAATGTTATCATCGATAAAACTTATGGCACACCGCATATTACTAAAGATGGAGTGACTGTTGCCAAAGAGATTGAGCTGGAAGACAAATTTGAGAACATGGGCGCTCAAATGGTTAAAGAAGTTGCTAGCAAGACAGCTGACAAAGCGGGCGATGGGACAACGACGGCGACAGTTCTTGCTGAAGCCATCTATAGCGAAGGCTTACGCAACGTTGCTGCTGGAGCAAACCCAATGGATTTAAAACGCGGCATGGAAAAAGCGTTAAAAACGGTTGTTGGAGAATTAACAAAACGTTCCAAGAAAGTAGAAACACAGCAAGAAATTGCTCAAGTGGCTACAATTTCTGCTAACAACGATGCTGAAATTGGCGACATCATTGCAAAAGCAATGGAGCGTGTCGGTAAAGATGGCACCATCACTGTTGAAGAAGCGAAAGGCTTTGAAACAACATTAGATGTTGTTGAAGGAATGAATTTTGATCGCGGATACCTTTCCCCTTATTTCATGACTAATCCAGAAACACAAGAATGTGTTCTCGAAGATGCCTATATTCTTATTTATGAGAAGAAGATTTCATCTGTCAAAGAATTGATCCCTATTCTGCAAGCAGTTGCTGAAACAGGCAAACCTTTGCTAATTATCGCTGAAGATGTTGAGGGAGAAGCTTTGGCAACTCTCGTTGTCAACCGCTTACGTGTTGGTTTAAAAGTTTGCGCCGTAAAAGCTCCTGGCTTTGGTGATCGCCGCAAAGCGATTCTACAAGATATTGCTGTGTTAACAGGTGGCCAAGTCATCAGTGAAGAACTTGGTATGAACCTTGAGAAAGCAACAATTGAGATGCTAGGAAAAGCCAAAAAAGCGGTTGTCAAAAAAGAAGAGACAACAGTTGTTGAAGGGGCTGGCAACAGACAGCAGATCAACGAGCAAATTTCTCTTATTAAACGTCAGATTGAAGAAACAGATTCTGACTATGATCGTGAAAAGTTGCAAGAGCGCTTAGCTAAGCTTGCTGGTGGTGTCGGTGTCATTCGTGTAGGGGCTGCCACAGAAATCGAAATGAAAGAGAAAAAAGATCGTGTGGAAGATGCGCAACATGCGACTGCAGCAGCTGTAGAAGAAGGGATTCTCCCAGGTGGTGGCGTAGCGTTTATTCGCTGCATTCCTGCTGTGAAGGCTCTCGCTGAGAAGCTAACTGGAGATGAAAAAACCGGGGCAATGATTATCATTCGCGCATTAAGTGCTCCATTACGCCAGATTGCAGAAAATGCGGGTCAAGAGGGATTTGTCATCCTTTTAGAAGTTGAAAAGCTTACCGACCAAAATGGCTATAACGCTCTTACCGGCGAATATGTCGATATGGTGAAAGCGGGTATTTTAGATCCAACTAAAGTCTCTCGCAGTGCTTTGGAAAATGCCGTGTCGGTTGCAGCGATGTTGCTAACGACAGAAGCAATTGTTGCTGAAATTCCTGATCAGAAAGAAGCGGCACCAAGCCCAGCTGGCATGGACTATTAA